One Eurosta solidaginis isolate ZX-2024a chromosome 5, ASM4086904v1, whole genome shotgun sequence DNA segment encodes these proteins:
- the mei-P22 gene encoding uncharacterized protein mei-P22 codes for MRRSQRLTRKPVTYADFNYEGKFLFYDNQNTEVNIEIQKGSADNGSATNVVDLPQISAAAAIHSSKQPTNSILSNNVKNQADEANKDIKVGNNNNNTVKASNSKLKQSVRRGRPPIKRARSKSTSQVKANTQQNKRRRLVTDDKEFEAPILSVDHYLNPLRHPLLQGETKTQIMDNNDFKCYNNMSNMNLKSSIDSLLPQMYPMHFVNQNMANNSFNQTSLAQVFPTATKDINIQQQNSQFPTPELTQSLDFDSSTSTISLTESLREIFGCEDIREVLKMDAIIFRMQIIHLQALAFVLNIQYEYLYALVERIMQLDSGTLQKIVYAFKPVMDTINCQGENKDEYHFNNFQ; via the exons ATGCGCCGATCACAACGTCTGACTAGAAAACCTGTCACATATGCAGATTTCAATTATGaaggcaaatttttattttatgataaTCAAAATACCGAAGTCAACATTGAAATACAAAAAGGAAGTGCAGATAACGGAAGTGCTACAAATGTAGTTGACTTGCCTCAAATATCTGCTGCGGCTGCTATACATTCCAGCAAACAGCCAACAAATAGTATATTAAGCAACAATGTTAAGAACCAAGCTGATGAAGCCAACAAAGACATCAAAGTGggtaataacaacaataatactgTGAAAGCAagtaattcaaaattaaaacagtCGGTTCGAAGAGGAAG ACCGCCTATCAAAAGAGCGAGAAGCAAAAGCACCAGCCAAGTAAAGGCCAACActcaacaaaacaaaagaagacGCTTAGTTACTGACGACAAAGAATTTGAAGCGCCTATCTTATCCGTCGACCACTACTTAAACCCTTTAAGGCATCCATTGCTTCAAGGGGAAACAAAAACTCAAATAATGGATAATAATGATTTTAAATGTTACAACAACATGTCGAACATGAATTTAAAATCGAGTATCGATTCCCTTCTACCACAAATGTATCCCATGCATTTTGTTAATCAAAACATGGCGAATAATTCATTTAATCAAACCTCGTTGGCACAAGTATTTCCTACTGCAACTAAAGATATAAACATCCAGCAACAAAATAGTCAATTTCCAACACCAGAATTAACTCAGTCATTGGATTTTGACTCATCTACTTCAACGATTTCGCTAACCGAATCTTTACGTGAAATATTCGGATGTGAGGACATCCGGGAAGTGTTAAAAATGGATGCAATTATATTTCGTATGCAAATTATACATTTGCAAGCTTTGGCGTTCGTATTaaatatacaatatgaatatttgTATGCATTAGTTGAGAGGATAATGCAATTAGATTCTGGAACATTGCAAAAAATAGTTTATGCTTTTAAACCGGTGATGGATACAATTAACTGCCAAGGTGAAAATAAGGATgaatatcattttaataattttcaatag